Proteins from a single region of Pseudomonas sp. 10S4:
- a CDS encoding transporter, with protein MNNKNTYAAVSLLRNVPCAMAGSALAIFLPAVQATEGGGSSYPMGAENYMTGAMPPPGFYGQIFAESYRADRLLDNRGQRAVDDFHLSADVIAPRLIWVTEQKILDGALAFHVNVPLVDLRVEVNDQHQNKTGLGDIIFGPALGYHYSEKFHAIYAVDVFAPTGRYDRGDLANIGRNYWAFEPIAAFSYVDPAGVNADIKMMYDFNLRNAATDYRSGQELHADYSLGWGFGNGWVVGIGGYVYRQTTDDHQDGDRVEDNKGRAFAIGPSIKYASSAGWFVTAKWQKENEVRNRPEGEAYWLKLTVPL; from the coding sequence ATGAATAATAAAAATACCTATGCAGCTGTAAGTCTCCTTAGAAATGTTCCTTGTGCGATGGCTGGATCCGCGTTGGCAATTTTTTTGCCCGCGGTGCAAGCCACCGAAGGAGGAGGGTCGTCGTACCCTATGGGGGCGGAAAACTACATGACCGGCGCCATGCCGCCGCCTGGGTTTTATGGGCAAATTTTTGCTGAAAGTTATCGCGCTGATCGTCTTCTCGATAATCGAGGGCAGCGGGCGGTTGACGACTTTCATTTGAGTGCAGATGTGATTGCGCCAAGGCTGATTTGGGTCACGGAGCAAAAAATTCTCGACGGGGCGCTGGCATTTCACGTCAACGTTCCATTGGTTGATCTAAGGGTGGAGGTCAACGACCAGCATCAAAACAAAACTGGGCTTGGGGACATCATCTTTGGCCCGGCTCTGGGGTATCACTACAGCGAAAAATTTCACGCGATTTATGCAGTTGACGTCTTCGCCCCAACCGGGCGTTACGATCGCGGTGACCTGGCCAATATTGGCCGCAACTACTGGGCGTTTGAACCCATCGCGGCGTTTTCGTATGTCGATCCTGCGGGGGTGAACGCCGACATCAAGATGATGTATGACTTCAATCTGCGCAATGCCGCTACTGACTATCGCTCTGGCCAGGAGTTGCATGCCGACTACTCCCTGGGTTGGGGCTTCGGCAATGGCTGGGTGGTTGGGATAGGCGGTTACGTCTACCGCCAGACCACCGACGATCATCAAGACGGTGACCGCGTTGAGGACAACAAGGGGCGCGCGTTTGCCATCGGTCCTTCGATCAAGTACGCCAGTTCTGCTGGCTGGTTCGTGACCGCAAAGTGGCAGAAGGAGAACGAGGTGCGCAATCGTCCGGAAGGGGAGGCTTACTGGCTCAAACTGACCGTTCCCCTTTAG
- a CDS encoding cytochrome b, translating to MVGSWGVGILATHWRDELNPHHELTFLHKATASTLLFLVVVRVFWRLLKRPPALPVSMNPLMRRGAALGHILLYALALMALPLLGWYWSSVAEKPILVAGLFILPPLVAPNPDLYDLATLVHTWIAWFCGALVGGHALVALKHHFVDKDDILNGMLSQSRG from the coding sequence ATGGTCGGCAGTTGGGGGGTGGGCATTCTGGCCACCCATTGGCGTGACGAACTCAATCCACATCATGAGCTGACCTTTCTGCATAAGGCTACGGCCAGCACTTTGCTTTTTCTGGTTGTGGTGCGAGTCTTCTGGCGTTTGTTAAAGCGCCCGCCAGCCTTGCCGGTGAGCATGAACCCACTGATGAGGCGTGGTGCAGCGCTGGGACATATTCTTCTGTATGCGCTTGCACTGATGGCTTTACCACTGTTGGGCTGGTACTGGAGTTCGGTGGCCGAGAAACCCATTCTCGTCGCCGGCCTGTTCATATTGCCGCCATTGGTTGCGCCCAATCCCGATCTCTATGATTTAGCCACACTCGTCCATACCTGGATCGCGTGGTTTTGCGGCGCGCTTGTCGGCGGGCATGCGCTGGTGGCGCTCAAGCACCATTTTGTCGATAAGGACGACATTCTGAATGGAATGCTGTCCCAGTCGAGGGGCTGA
- a CDS encoding MFS transporter gives MYRKNAALLITVGLLCALEYLQAGMIAFASAPIRGEIDASPEEFTLIAALYACIAVVVISKQRWLVERLGWRNFMLGSISIYVLGACVCGVSSDLTTFTAGRVVMALGGASFMTSARLMVNLLPPGPGRFVGVKVFATGLAIGTAAAPFLSSLVVVEDTWHAIFWLLIVGASVAAVLCTRFLPNIPIHEDDRTPSSPANILLLSVSTFFLLYVLQRSYYDFYNEMFILLTFALLAALGVYIFFHAEHGKEAPFLKVKDLMQSRYILGVALFCFTYIVLGSNNYILPYFLQTALGYSWDTIGTFQAFGLAGALLTWIVMAIVIPKYPAPKKFFVAGFSALICFGVLLSSLTPDANMWSNILPALVLNGCFVMLVLATAAMQTFRDVTHHDTLFAHAYQIKSMLAQIAMALGTTVATLFLQWRTTLQYNNLNGHFSSGDPLYLEQTQLLAQALTPAVGVGPASQISVSTLAQSLHQQSTLVASMEYFWAVIIVASIALVVSMMQKTFK, from the coding sequence ATGTACCGGAAAAACGCCGCCTTGTTGATCACAGTAGGGCTGCTATGCGCATTGGAGTATCTACAGGCCGGCATGATCGCCTTTGCCTCGGCCCCCATCCGCGGTGAGATCGACGCCAGCCCTGAAGAGTTCACGCTGATTGCGGCGCTCTATGCGTGTATCGCCGTGGTGGTTATCTCAAAACAACGCTGGTTGGTGGAACGGCTCGGCTGGCGCAACTTCATGCTGGGCTCCATCAGCATTTACGTGTTGGGGGCCTGCGTGTGCGGCGTCAGCAGTGACCTCACCACCTTCACCGCCGGCCGCGTGGTCATGGCGCTGGGCGGCGCATCGTTCATGACCTCTGCGCGACTAATGGTCAACTTACTCCCGCCGGGTCCCGGGCGATTCGTCGGGGTAAAAGTATTCGCCACTGGGCTGGCCATTGGCACGGCAGCGGCGCCCTTTCTTTCATCACTAGTAGTCGTCGAGGACACATGGCACGCGATCTTCTGGCTACTGATTGTCGGTGCGTCGGTAGCGGCCGTTCTCTGCACACGTTTTTTACCCAACATACCTATTCACGAGGATGACCGGACGCCCTCCAGCCCGGCGAATATTCTGTTGTTATCCGTCAGCACTTTCTTCCTGCTGTATGTGCTTCAGCGTTCCTACTACGATTTTTACAACGAGATGTTCATCCTCCTTACCTTCGCGCTGCTCGCCGCCTTGGGCGTGTACATCTTCTTCCACGCCGAACACGGTAAAGAGGCGCCCTTCCTTAAGGTCAAGGACTTGATGCAGTCTCGTTACATCCTCGGGGTTGCGTTGTTCTGCTTCACCTACATTGTGCTGGGCAGTAACAACTACATCTTGCCGTATTTCCTGCAAACGGCACTGGGTTATTCCTGGGACACCATCGGCACGTTCCAGGCCTTCGGCTTGGCTGGTGCGCTGTTGACATGGATCGTCATGGCTATCGTCATTCCAAAGTATCCAGCTCCGAAGAAGTTCTTCGTCGCGGGCTTCAGTGCCCTGATCTGCTTTGGCGTGTTGTTGTCATCTCTGACCCCCGACGCCAATATGTGGTCAAACATCCTGCCTGCACTGGTGCTTAACGGCTGTTTCGTGATGCTAGTACTCGCCACGGCGGCCATGCAAACCTTTCGCGATGTGACACACCATGACACGCTGTTCGCCCACGCCTATCAGATCAAAAGTATGCTGGCGCAGATTGCCATGGCACTTGGCACAACCGTTGCCACCTTGTTCCTGCAATGGCGCACCACTCTGCAATACAACAATCTCAACGGGCATTTCAGTTCAGGCGATCCGCTCTATCTGGAACAGACTCAACTGCTGGCTCAGGCACTCACACCTGCCGTAGGTGTGGGCCCAGCCAGTCAGATTTCGGTATCGACACTTGCCCAATCCCTGCACCAACAATCAACCCTGGTCGCAAGCATGGAGTACTTCTGGGCTGTCATCATAGTCGCCAGTATTGCACTGGTCGTATCCATGATGCAGAAGACCTTCAAGTGA
- a CDS encoding efflux RND transporter periplasmic adaptor subunit encodes MTTQTSSPVDPAHPKASYRPQLLLILGIVLLMATLGIWYLLGLGTESTDDAYVDGNIVQVTSQVSGTVTVISGDNTDHVDAHSPLVTLNAVDAEIQFERAKSNLARAVRQARTQYYQVQQLEAEVSQRQNDVNKAQDDVRRRSQLAASGAVSREEISHAEEVLKNALAGLDGTRHALAVRLAMVDNTTLRTHPDVLVAAANLRDACIALHRSQIYSPVTGVITKRSVQVGQRINPGVALMSVVPIDQVWVNANFKESQIQDLRIGQPVVLRADAYSRKVIFHGSIVGLDAGTGSAFSLMPAQNATGNWIKVTQRVPVRIALQPQEIADNPLRLGLSMRVSVDTNDTSGQVLNKKTPAQPAYSTNIFENELKDANDVVEQVISANDDRGQYAKHLKP; translated from the coding sequence ATGACCACCCAAACGTCCTCCCCCGTCGATCCTGCTCACCCCAAAGCCTCCTATCGCCCTCAGTTGCTGCTGATCCTGGGCATTGTGCTGTTAATGGCGACCTTGGGCATCTGGTACCTGTTGGGACTGGGTACCGAATCTACTGACGATGCCTATGTGGACGGCAACATCGTTCAGGTGACCTCTCAGGTCAGCGGCACCGTGACGGTGATCAGTGGTGACAACACCGACCATGTCGATGCCCATTCGCCGCTGGTCACGCTCAATGCTGTGGACGCCGAAATCCAATTCGAGCGCGCTAAATCCAACCTTGCCCGCGCCGTACGCCAGGCGCGCACCCAGTATTACCAGGTGCAACAACTGGAAGCTGAAGTCAGCCAACGACAAAACGACGTAAACAAGGCCCAGGATGATGTACGCCGACGCAGTCAGCTTGCCGCCAGCGGTGCTGTTTCGCGTGAAGAGATTAGCCATGCCGAAGAGGTGCTTAAAAACGCCTTGGCGGGCCTGGACGGTACCCGGCATGCACTGGCGGTTCGCCTGGCCATGGTCGATAACACGACACTACGTACCCACCCCGACGTGCTGGTGGCTGCCGCTAATTTGCGCGATGCCTGTATTGCGCTGCACCGCAGCCAAATCTACTCGCCGGTTACCGGTGTAATCACCAAACGCAGTGTGCAGGTTGGTCAGCGAATCAATCCAGGCGTGGCCCTGATGTCGGTGGTGCCAATCGACCAGGTGTGGGTGAACGCCAACTTCAAGGAATCGCAGATCCAAGATTTGCGCATCGGCCAACCTGTGGTTCTGCGTGCCGATGCCTACAGCCGCAAGGTGATATTTCACGGTTCCATCGTAGGTCTGGATGCGGGCACCGGAAGCGCGTTTTCGTTGATGCCGGCCCAGAACGCGACAGGTAACTGGATCAAGGTGACCCAGCGCGTGCCCGTGCGAATCGCCCTGCAACCGCAGGAAATCGCCGACAACCCGCTGCGTCTTGGCCTATCCATGCGTGTGTCCGTTGATACCAACGACACCAGTGGGCAGGTGCTTAACAAGAAGACACCCGCGCAACCGGCCTACAGCACCAATATTTTTGAAAACGAGCTTAAGGACGCCAATGACGTTGTGGAGCAAGTGATCAGCGCCAACGATGACCGTGGCCAATATGCCAAGCATCTGAAACCTTGA
- a CDS encoding efflux transporter outer membrane subunit produces the protein MRSRRPFAVQASAAVLLILLAGCSFSDLKPQSRMLSPGDAGETLANSGITLSPAAWPTEIWWTSFNDPQLNTLVEEALADSPTLRAAAARVHQAGALEAVESASLLPRIDAAASTTRERFSANGTTPAPVKGTWQNVDQATLNVGYELDFWGKNRSAVEAAVGRRHALEIDSHAAALMLSASIVQTYIALQDTYEQLDVAQALLDQQVHIEQLTQQRFTAELGTQIDIKQSQASLPASRANIAGLKEVIELNQNKLASLLGKGPDRGRSIARPHMQASNTIALPSHIPAELVGHRPDVVAQRWRVEASGHEIDVAKARFYPNVNLTSFIGLQSLAFDTFNDHSSRILGFSPAISLPIFEGGRLRGNLDAQDAAYDLAVENYNQTVIDALRDIADQLSSLRWLKERLAQQLEAVNTAQAASDLVNLRYGAGLATYLQVLATENATLTQKSQLVALQSRALSLQANLSRALGGGYRPEFSATPCTPNRS, from the coding sequence GTGCGATCCAGACGCCCCTTTGCCGTCCAAGCGTCAGCCGCTGTCTTGCTGATCCTGCTTGCCGGTTGCTCTTTCAGCGACTTGAAGCCCCAGTCCAGAATGCTCTCACCCGGGGATGCCGGTGAAACCCTGGCCAATAGCGGCATCACGTTATCGCCAGCCGCTTGGCCAACCGAAATCTGGTGGACCAGTTTCAACGATCCGCAGCTCAACACTTTGGTTGAAGAGGCGCTCGCGGATAGTCCGACACTGCGCGCCGCCGCCGCTCGTGTGCACCAGGCCGGCGCACTGGAGGCCGTCGAAAGCGCCTCGCTGTTGCCACGTATTGACGCAGCGGCAAGCACCACCCGCGAACGCTTCAGTGCTAATGGCACTACGCCTGCGCCCGTAAAAGGCACCTGGCAAAACGTCGATCAGGCGACGCTGAATGTTGGCTACGAACTGGATTTCTGGGGCAAGAATCGTTCCGCCGTTGAAGCCGCCGTGGGCCGCCGACATGCGCTTGAGATCGACAGCCACGCGGCTGCGCTGATGCTATCGGCGTCCATCGTACAAACCTATATCGCCTTGCAGGACACTTATGAGCAACTTGACGTTGCTCAAGCTTTACTCGACCAGCAAGTCCACATCGAACAGCTGACACAGCAACGCTTTACCGCCGAATTGGGCACGCAAATTGATATCAAGCAATCCCAAGCCTCGCTGCCCGCCAGCCGGGCCAACATTGCTGGCCTCAAAGAAGTGATTGAGCTGAACCAGAACAAGCTCGCCTCTTTACTGGGCAAGGGACCTGACCGTGGACGCTCAATCGCCCGCCCCCACATGCAGGCAAGCAACACCATCGCGCTACCCAGCCATATTCCTGCCGAGCTGGTCGGGCACCGTCCCGATGTGGTCGCTCAACGCTGGCGCGTAGAGGCATCGGGGCATGAGATTGATGTGGCCAAAGCCCGTTTTTACCCAAACGTGAACCTCACGTCCTTTATTGGCCTGCAAAGCCTCGCGTTCGACACCTTCAACGACCACAGCAGTCGAATTTTGGGCTTTTCGCCGGCGATCAGCCTGCCCATCTTCGAGGGTGGACGCTTGCGCGGCAATTTGGATGCTCAGGATGCGGCTTACGACCTTGCCGTTGAAAACTACAACCAGACCGTCATCGATGCGCTACGTGACATCGCCGATCAACTGTCTTCGTTGCGTTGGTTAAAAGAACGACTGGCCCAACAACTCGAGGCGGTCAACACAGCCCAGGCCGCGTCCGATCTGGTCAACCTGCGCTATGGCGCGGGGCTGGCCACGTACCTGCAAGTGCTGGCCACCGAGAACGCGACACTGACCCAAAAAAGTCAATTGGTCGCGTTGCAATCCCGTGCGCTTTCTCTGCAAGCCAACTTGAGCCGGGCTCTGGGTGGTGGCTATCGCCCCGAGTTCTCCGCCACCCCCTGCACTCCCAACCGTAGCTGA
- a CDS encoding TetR/AcrR family transcriptional regulator has translation MTQKPTKSTPAKPRSRSSIGAVRSPQSTEAILEAAAAILEEQGYRAFTMDALVERAGSSKPTIYRWWRSKGALLRDVYERAALTFVTSPDTGNLEQDLIVHLRSLWTWWRSSSAGETLRSFFIEIQMDSKAIAEFREEFLPRRERTLRKIFARAVSAGEIVDGPAVEVAVSMLTGMSWLHLITANLENLDDIDNSVAVIVKGLRVQ, from the coding sequence ATGACCCAAAAGCCCACCAAGTCCACGCCTGCCAAACCCCGCAGTCGCTCCTCGATTGGCGCGGTTCGCAGCCCGCAAAGCACCGAGGCCATCCTCGAAGCGGCCGCCGCTATTCTTGAAGAGCAAGGGTATCGGGCGTTTACCATGGACGCGCTGGTCGAGCGTGCCGGGTCAAGCAAGCCGACCATCTATCGCTGGTGGCGCAGCAAAGGCGCTTTGTTGAGAGATGTTTACGAGCGCGCCGCGTTGACTTTCGTCACCTCCCCCGACACTGGCAATCTAGAACAGGATTTGATTGTGCATTTGCGCTCGCTTTGGACTTGGTGGCGGTCGTCTAGCGCGGGTGAAACCCTCCGCAGTTTCTTCATTGAAATTCAGATGGATTCAAAGGCCATTGCGGAATTCCGAGAGGAATTTCTACCGCGTCGCGAACGTACTTTGCGCAAGATATTCGCCAGAGCAGTGAGCGCAGGAGAAATTGTCGACGGTCCTGCCGTAGAGGTTGCCGTGTCGATGCTCACAGGCATGTCCTGGTTGCATCTGATCACCGCGAACCTGGAAAATCTGGATGACATCGACAATTCAGTCGCGGTGATCGTCAAGGGCCTGAGAGTTCAATAG
- a CDS encoding alpha-ketoglutarate-dependent dioxygenase AlkB family protein: MQADLFLARPEDLNLLPSDGVVNDFGIVLSMKEADVVLSRLISEIAWLADTALINGNVIETRRQVAWYADTPSRYIHSGVLRQSLPWDVEILNSLRAQVERLTATTFNSCLLNRYEDGTQGMGWHSDSEAKGEHAVIASLSLGGTRKFAFKHKSSGERREMALHHGQLIVMRGDTQQYWLHALSKTNAVVSPRISLTFRRFP, translated from the coding sequence ATGCAAGCAGACCTATTTCTGGCTCGACCCGAGGATCTAAATCTGCTTCCTTCGGATGGTGTCGTGAACGATTTCGGCATTGTCCTGAGTATGAAAGAAGCCGATGTTGTTTTATCACGCCTGATATCAGAGATTGCCTGGCTGGCCGATACCGCGCTCATCAATGGCAACGTCATCGAAACCAGGCGCCAAGTGGCGTGGTATGCAGACACCCCATCGCGCTACATCCATTCCGGTGTCCTGAGACAATCGTTGCCATGGGATGTCGAAATCCTCAACTCGCTCAGAGCCCAGGTTGAGCGCTTAACCGCAACGACGTTCAACTCGTGCTTGCTCAATCGTTATGAGGATGGCACCCAAGGAATGGGATGGCACAGCGACAGTGAGGCTAAGGGTGAGCACGCTGTGATCGCGTCATTGAGTCTGGGGGGAACTCGAAAGTTTGCCTTCAAACACAAGAGCTCCGGTGAGCGTAGGGAAATGGCTTTGCACCATGGACAACTGATCGTGATGCGAGGGGATACGCAACAATATTGGCTTCATGCACTGTCGAAAACCAACGCTGTGGTCTCCCCGCGTATCAGCCTGACGTTCAGACGGTTCCCGTAG